Proteins encoded within one genomic window of Saccharopolyspora pogona:
- a CDS encoding helix-turn-helix transcriptional regulator has product MQEKTMEKIRVVIHSPDRLTHLGLTNCLDGDKQIVETGDDKADVAVIVIENADISTMKELQLLRPEAATPLLLIVGGRWHADISAAVEQGVRGVLWRRHFSATSFIQAVRAVGSGGGYFPTSLQGALIGQIVHTYREVLAPQDLTPSGFTNREIDALLLVSEGFDLQQIAEKLHYSERTVKNILYQFMKRFNLHNRAHAVAYAIRSGLI; this is encoded by the coding sequence ATGCAGGAAAAAACAATGGAAAAAATCCGCGTGGTCATTCACTCGCCGGATCGCTTGACGCACTTGGGACTGACCAACTGCCTGGACGGAGACAAGCAGATCGTCGAGACCGGTGACGACAAAGCCGATGTTGCCGTGATCGTCATCGAAAACGCCGACATATCCACGATGAAAGAGCTGCAGCTACTCAGGCCCGAGGCTGCCACTCCCCTGCTCCTCATCGTGGGCGGCCGGTGGCACGCCGACATCTCCGCTGCGGTAGAACAGGGTGTTCGTGGAGTCCTGTGGCGCCGACATTTCTCCGCTACGTCGTTCATCCAGGCCGTTCGTGCCGTCGGCAGCGGTGGCGGATACTTCCCCACCTCACTACAAGGCGCACTCATCGGGCAAATCGTGCACACCTACCGCGAAGTACTCGCACCGCAAGACTTGACCCCTTCCGGGTTCACCAACCGCGAAATAGATGCGCTCCTACTCGTCTCCGAAGGATTCGATCTCCAACAAATAGCCGAGAAACTGCACTACTCAGAACGCACTGTCAAGAACATCCTCTACCAGTTCATGAAGCGGTTCAACCTCCACAACCGCGCTCACGCCGTCGCCTACGCAATCCGCTCAGGTCTCATCTAG
- a CDS encoding helix-turn-helix transcriptional regulator — protein MDAISVDTTSVDRPRADQLEYWCERISSFHCTANSRVLRPDDFQGRATCQRTRSYQLVTWGVSTPQWVQRTKRHIHTVPDERYRFVVTTRGTLALRHADNQRMLTAGTGALFTMNTPFDLGVGSRHKGMILTMPRREIDQRLGRGALLNTEMDLTRGLGRLIHTSLVTLKTERHTLTATQFDRASQHLTDLVCLLALGDTQPPTSHAREIELQIRQHIRGNARDPRLNTESIAQALGWSQRQIQTLLRQAGTTPSELIRQERLHYAQQQLENPTNVHKTITQIAYESGFNSAHTFTKAFRQHFGHTPKDHRDH, from the coding sequence GTGGATGCCATCAGCGTGGATACCACCAGCGTGGACAGGCCACGCGCCGACCAGCTCGAATACTGGTGCGAGCGAATCAGCTCATTCCATTGCACCGCCAACTCCCGAGTCCTCCGGCCGGACGACTTCCAAGGCCGCGCAACCTGCCAACGCACCCGGTCCTACCAACTCGTGACCTGGGGCGTCTCAACCCCGCAATGGGTCCAGCGCACCAAGCGCCATATTCATACCGTCCCCGACGAGCGGTACAGATTCGTCGTCACCACCCGCGGCACGCTCGCGTTACGCCACGCCGACAACCAGCGTATGCTCACCGCCGGCACCGGCGCGCTGTTCACCATGAACACTCCGTTCGACCTCGGCGTCGGATCCCGTCATAAGGGCATGATCCTCACCATGCCCAGGCGCGAGATTGACCAGCGTCTCGGCCGCGGCGCACTCCTTAACACCGAAATGGACCTCACCCGCGGTCTCGGGCGACTCATCCACACCAGCCTCGTCACCCTCAAAACCGAACGCCACACCCTCACTGCAACCCAATTCGACCGAGCAAGCCAACACCTCACCGACCTGGTTTGCCTGCTCGCCCTCGGCGATACCCAACCGCCGACAAGCCACGCGCGCGAGATCGAACTCCAAATACGCCAACACATTCGCGGCAACGCGCGAGACCCTAGGCTCAACACGGAATCCATCGCACAAGCACTCGGCTGGTCGCAACGGCAGATCCAAACCCTTCTCCGCCAAGCCGGAACCACCCCAAGCGAACTAATTCGCCAAGAACGCCTCCACTACGCGCAACAACAACTCGAGAACCCCACCAACGTTCACAAAACCATCACCCAAATCGCCTATGAATCCGGATTCAACTCGGCCCACACCTTCACCAAGGCATTCCGCCAGCACTTCGGCCACACTCCAAAAGACCATCGCGACCACTAA
- a CDS encoding BTAD domain-containing putative transcriptional regulator: MTAELRIELLGPVRAWRGTDELALGSAHRRAVLAILATYANRAVSRQELIDAVWGETPPTSAEGSIYTYVSGIRYALEPGRPRRYAEELLTSVSAGYCLRIPAEACDAHRFQEHRDRAQRCWAARDPAGAIEALDSALRLWKGEALSGIPGPFATNQRARLAELHLATLERRAELMLAAGRHAEIVAELSILAREHPLREGLRELLILALYRCGRQADALAVFHETRRTLIEELGTEPRPRLRDLHEQILANAPGLAHTDVQVTVPKPAPPKVAWAGSPQPIRPANFVGRTDEVAFLRTAVSEVAAGNGQSVWLEGVAGIGKSWLLAEGLAEATASGCQLAWGVCDELDQPFTLHALLDCLGIEADSADPRRAALAYALGGGPRASVPADCLPEAVHRLLGLVSELCAEAPLILVLDDLQWADETSLLVWQRLRQVSRQQPLLLIGACRPMSSRRGLQRLRAHAEAESEALVLAPLPDSEVGDLVRKIVGLPVNAEVRNLVHSAGGNPLYVREIVNGLLRTGSIVFTDDKAETDPSLRGVVPDVVLSAIGSQLPFLSGPAADFLRWAALLGERFSPADVATALGKPASELSEVIDEACATGQLKECGEMLAFRYPVVHQAFYSRIPKAVRLALHRQLATALAQAGAPAERIAGQLIAAPEPVDSWVVDWLLANVAVLASNAPRTATALLRAALNRVSISGPAREELAATFARLLFSLGRVPANTAQYVLARTTDSLLAAEARLILAYSHYRKDQLGAALSTLRPAMYDEHVADSWKRRIQPLLASLDSADPAVVPKQRVAHDSLDRPDAFCAVPELADLWLLALQDTTLALQSLDHLNDPLAALRGAEHFAISHTLPGEVALAGAVHYYWLGMWDDALARITAVTECAPETESYLLARPGASTIVHGVAALVAAHRDDQETALAHLHCAGQWSRTEFQPGIDFVLATRSLLAEQQGRLPEALAWLTPVIESDFAPMVHRYRWLPRVVRLATHLGKFDQARAALRVCESDCIRTPSPSREAAVAHCRGLVTRAPGEVVAAADHYRCIGRRIERAAADEDAAALLTERGLVEEARAALMSALSAFTDVGAFWNVQRVESRIRELGNRRIAAAPASHQTSSPPQF, encoded by the coding sequence ATGACAGCCGAACTCCGCATCGAGTTGCTCGGCCCGGTGCGGGCCTGGCGCGGAACCGACGAGCTCGCGCTCGGTTCGGCCCACCGGCGGGCCGTACTGGCCATACTGGCGACCTACGCCAACCGTGCCGTCTCGCGGCAGGAGCTCATCGACGCAGTGTGGGGCGAGACTCCCCCGACCAGCGCGGAAGGCAGCATCTACACATATGTTTCCGGCATCCGCTACGCGCTGGAGCCCGGGCGCCCACGGCGCTATGCCGAGGAGCTCCTGACCTCGGTGAGCGCTGGCTACTGCCTGCGGATTCCGGCCGAGGCGTGCGATGCGCACCGCTTCCAGGAGCACCGTGATCGCGCCCAGCGCTGCTGGGCCGCACGGGACCCGGCCGGAGCCATTGAAGCATTGGACTCCGCCCTGCGGCTTTGGAAGGGCGAGGCGCTCTCAGGCATTCCCGGACCGTTCGCCACGAACCAACGGGCGCGCCTCGCCGAGTTGCACCTCGCGACATTGGAACGGCGCGCCGAGCTCATGCTCGCCGCGGGGAGACATGCCGAGATCGTCGCGGAGCTGTCGATTCTGGCACGTGAGCACCCATTGCGAGAAGGGTTGCGCGAGCTGTTGATACTCGCGCTCTACAGATGTGGCCGACAGGCTGACGCACTGGCGGTCTTCCACGAAACCCGCCGAACGCTGATCGAAGAGTTGGGCACCGAACCGAGGCCGAGGCTGCGAGACCTGCACGAGCAAATACTCGCCAATGCTCCCGGACTGGCGCACACCGACGTTCAGGTAACAGTCCCGAAACCGGCGCCACCCAAGGTTGCGTGGGCCGGATCTCCGCAACCCATCCGTCCCGCCAACTTCGTCGGCCGTACGGACGAGGTGGCCTTCCTGCGCACAGCGGTGTCCGAGGTCGCTGCGGGGAATGGGCAGTCGGTGTGGCTGGAAGGTGTGGCCGGCATCGGGAAATCCTGGTTGCTGGCCGAAGGACTCGCCGAGGCGACGGCGTCGGGCTGCCAACTCGCGTGGGGGGTGTGCGACGAACTCGACCAACCGTTCACGCTGCATGCCCTGCTGGACTGCCTCGGTATCGAGGCGGATTCGGCGGATCCGCGGCGTGCCGCACTGGCTTACGCTCTGGGCGGCGGTCCCCGCGCATCGGTTCCCGCAGACTGCCTACCGGAGGCCGTGCACCGCCTGCTCGGACTGGTCAGCGAGCTGTGCGCGGAAGCTCCGCTGATCTTGGTGCTCGACGACCTCCAGTGGGCCGACGAAACGAGCCTGCTGGTATGGCAGCGCTTGCGCCAGGTCAGCAGGCAACAGCCGCTGCTGCTCATCGGGGCGTGCAGACCCATGTCGTCTCGGCGTGGACTGCAGCGACTGCGCGCCCACGCAGAAGCCGAGAGCGAGGCTCTCGTGCTCGCGCCGTTACCGGATTCGGAGGTGGGCGATCTCGTCAGGAAGATCGTTGGACTGCCGGTCAACGCCGAGGTGCGGAACCTGGTCCACAGCGCGGGTGGAAACCCCCTGTACGTCCGGGAGATCGTCAACGGTCTGCTGCGCACGGGCTCGATCGTCTTCACCGACGACAAAGCCGAGACCGACCCCTCGTTGCGAGGGGTGGTTCCGGACGTCGTGCTCTCGGCGATCGGGAGCCAGCTGCCGTTCTTGTCCGGCCCGGCCGCGGATTTCCTGCGTTGGGCCGCACTGCTCGGCGAACGCTTCTCGCCGGCCGACGTGGCGACCGCGCTGGGCAAGCCGGCGTCGGAACTGAGCGAGGTGATCGACGAGGCGTGTGCCACCGGGCAGCTGAAGGAATGCGGTGAAATGCTCGCCTTTCGTTATCCGGTGGTGCACCAAGCCTTCTACAGCCGGATTCCCAAGGCCGTCCGGCTGGCGTTGCACCGGCAGTTGGCAACAGCCCTGGCTCAGGCCGGGGCGCCAGCCGAGCGGATCGCTGGCCAGTTGATCGCAGCACCGGAGCCGGTGGATTCGTGGGTGGTCGACTGGCTGCTAGCCAACGTCGCCGTCCTGGCCAGCAACGCGCCGCGCACCGCGACGGCGTTGTTGCGCGCCGCGCTCAACCGCGTATCGATTTCCGGTCCGGCGCGCGAGGAGCTGGCGGCGACCTTCGCCCGACTGCTGTTCTCGCTGGGCCGAGTACCGGCGAACACGGCTCAGTACGTGTTGGCTAGGACCACCGACAGTTTGCTCGCCGCGGAGGCACGTCTGATCCTCGCTTACAGCCACTACCGCAAAGACCAGCTCGGTGCCGCCCTCAGCACGCTTCGTCCGGCGATGTATGACGAGCATGTTGCCGATAGCTGGAAGCGGCGGATTCAGCCCCTGCTCGCCAGCTTGGACTCCGCCGACCCGGCCGTGGTGCCGAAGCAACGCGTGGCGCACGACTCGCTCGACCGACCGGACGCCTTCTGCGCGGTGCCCGAACTGGCTGACCTGTGGCTGCTCGCCCTGCAGGACACGACACTCGCGCTTCAGAGTCTGGACCACCTCAACGATCCCTTGGCGGCTTTGCGAGGTGCCGAGCATTTCGCGATCTCACACACCCTGCCTGGCGAGGTCGCGCTTGCCGGCGCAGTGCACTACTACTGGCTGGGGATGTGGGACGACGCGCTCGCCAGGATCACCGCGGTGACCGAATGTGCACCGGAGACGGAGTCATACTTGCTGGCGCGGCCAGGTGCGTCCACGATCGTGCACGGAGTCGCAGCGTTGGTCGCCGCGCACCGCGACGACCAGGAGACGGCGTTGGCACACCTGCACTGCGCAGGACAGTGGTCACGAACCGAGTTCCAGCCCGGCATCGATTTCGTGCTCGCGACACGGTCGCTGCTCGCCGAGCAGCAGGGCCGACTGCCTGAGGCGCTGGCCTGGCTCACCCCCGTCATCGAATCGGACTTCGCGCCGATGGTGCATCGTTACCGATGGCTTCCCAGAGTGGTCCGGTTGGCGACGCACCTGGGCAAATTTGATCAGGCACGAGCCGCGCTGCGGGTGTGCGAGTCCGATTGCATCCGAACCCCGTCACCGTCACGTGAGGCTGCAGTCGCACATTGCCGAGGACTCGTCACCCGCGCTCCCGGGGAGGTCGTCGCGGCGGCAGACCACTACCGGTGCATTGGCCGCAGGATTGAACGCGCCGCCGCCGACGAGGACGCCGCAGCCTTGCTCACCGAGCGTGGTCTTGTCGAGGAAGCCCGGGCCGCACTGATGTCTGCCCTTTCGGCATTCACCGATGTGGGGGCGTTCTGGAACGTTCAACGCGTCGAGTCTCGAATCCGAGAGCTCGGAAACCGCCGAATCGCAGCCGCACCAGCGTCACATCAGACGTCCTCGCCGCCACAGTTTTAG
- a CDS encoding zinc finger protein — MSTVRWRPADGARHAMRKEQLHRELGTELAALCGKTIKLVRPKETDWFWDSCPDCWSAAKIINSAAARERTLHRGDSGERCGAVPVVGQDECDSDDGADSRARW, encoded by the coding sequence GTGAGCACCGTTCGGTGGCGGCCGGCCGACGGCGCCAGACATGCCATGCGCAAGGAGCAACTTCACCGCGAACTCGGCACCGAGTTAGCCGCACTTTGCGGTAAGACCATCAAACTGGTCCGACCAAAGGAAACCGACTGGTTCTGGGACAGCTGCCCAGACTGCTGGTCCGCAGCGAAGATCATCAACAGCGCCGCGGCCCGCGAGAGGACGCTGCACCGAGGTGATTCCGGTGAGAGGTGTGGCGCCGTGCCCGTGGTGGGCCAGGACGAGTGCGACTCGGACGATGGTGCCGATTCGCGAGCCCGGTGGTGA
- a CDS encoding amino acid permease — MTKQTLQDPSQPERETHVDPGDRGYRKSLKPRHINMIAIGGAIGTGLFLGAGGRLAQAGPALAIAYAVCGVFAFLVVRALGELILHRPSSGAFVSYAREFMGEKGAFVAGWMYFLNWATTGIADITAISLYAHYWSMFTPVPQWVLALVALVVVLSLNLVSVRLFGEMEFWFAIVKVGALVAFMAVGIVLLVVAQPIGGTVPGPQLIADHGGILPNGLVPLVLVVQGIVFAYAAVELVGVAAGETENPAKIMPKAINSIMWRIGIFYVGSVVLLSMLLPWNAYQKGESPFVTVLSQVGVPAVGDVMNLVVLTAAMSSLNSGLYSTGRILRSMAAAGSAPKFTGLMNRSQVPYGGIMLTGAVCVLGVGLNYVVPADAFEIVLNFTAIAIITTWGMIMLCHLLFVRKSRTGAVTRPTYRLPGSPVTQIVTIAFLLSVALLMWFDVPAGRMTLLCVPVLAIALVIGWFCVRKRVAAAKSLEGTGKDH; from the coding sequence GTGACTAAGCAAACATTGCAGGATCCTAGTCAGCCGGAACGGGAAACACATGTTGACCCAGGGGACAGGGGATACCGCAAGTCCCTGAAACCTCGGCACATTAACATGATAGCGATTGGGGGTGCGATTGGTACCGGACTTTTCCTCGGGGCGGGTGGGCGGTTGGCGCAGGCTGGTCCGGCGCTGGCGATCGCGTACGCCGTCTGCGGTGTGTTCGCGTTCCTCGTTGTGCGTGCGCTGGGCGAGCTGATTCTGCATCGGCCATCGTCGGGTGCGTTCGTGTCCTATGCGCGGGAGTTCATGGGTGAGAAGGGTGCCTTCGTCGCCGGGTGGATGTATTTCCTGAACTGGGCGACCACGGGTATTGCCGACATCACTGCGATCTCGCTGTATGCGCACTACTGGAGCATGTTCACGCCCGTGCCGCAGTGGGTGCTGGCACTGGTGGCGCTGGTGGTGGTGCTTTCGCTGAACCTCGTCTCTGTGCGGCTTTTCGGCGAGATGGAGTTCTGGTTCGCGATCGTCAAGGTCGGCGCACTGGTCGCCTTCATGGCCGTCGGTATCGTTCTGCTGGTTGTGGCGCAACCGATCGGTGGCACGGTGCCAGGGCCGCAGTTGATCGCGGACCACGGAGGTATCCTTCCCAACGGTCTGGTGCCGCTGGTCCTCGTGGTCCAGGGGATCGTGTTCGCCTATGCCGCCGTGGAGCTGGTCGGTGTCGCCGCGGGGGAGACGGAGAACCCCGCGAAGATCATGCCGAAGGCGATCAACTCGATCATGTGGCGGATCGGCATCTTCTACGTCGGCTCAGTGGTGTTGCTGTCGATGCTGCTGCCGTGGAACGCGTACCAGAAGGGCGAGAGCCCGTTCGTGACTGTCCTGTCGCAGGTCGGAGTTCCGGCCGTGGGTGACGTGATGAACCTCGTGGTGCTGACCGCGGCGATGTCCAGCCTCAACTCGGGGCTTTACTCCACCGGTCGCATCCTGCGCTCGATGGCGGCAGCCGGTTCGGCTCCGAAGTTCACCGGCTTGATGAACCGCAGCCAGGTTCCCTACGGCGGGATCATGCTCACCGGCGCGGTCTGCGTGCTCGGTGTGGGGCTGAACTACGTGGTGCCCGCTGATGCGTTCGAGATCGTCCTGAACTTCACCGCGATCGCGATCATCACCACCTGGGGCATGATCATGCTGTGCCACCTCCTGTTCGTGCGCAAGTCGCGGACCGGAGCAGTCACGCGGCCGACCTACCGCTTGCCAGGCTCGCCGGTCACCCAGATCGTCACGATCGCGTTCTTGCTGTCCGTCGCGCTCCTGATGTGGTTCGACGTCCCGGCGGGACGGATGACCCTGCTGTGCGTGCCGGTGCTTGCAATCGCGCTGGTGATCGGCTGGTTCTGCGTCCGCAAGCGAGTGGCCGCGGCGAAGTCTCTGGAGGGAACCGGCAAGGATCATTAG
- a CDS encoding cold shock domain-containing protein: protein MRAVVVETGTIVKYDGTKGFGFIEPDTGGEDVFLHASILNEELKQVLRGGTRVQFEAAPGSQGKKAVAVRLLGAVSQASVAQVAADGRNSGSDDELCEVLTPAEFTQNITDVLIEVVSDMTGGQILQVREQLVAFARRHGWVED, encoded by the coding sequence TTGAGGGCAGTAGTGGTGGAAACAGGTACGATCGTAAAGTACGACGGGACCAAGGGGTTCGGTTTCATCGAGCCGGACACCGGTGGTGAGGACGTGTTCCTGCACGCGTCCATCCTGAATGAGGAACTCAAGCAGGTTCTTCGCGGCGGCACGCGGGTGCAGTTCGAGGCGGCGCCTGGCAGCCAGGGTAAGAAGGCCGTAGCTGTGCGGTTGCTCGGCGCCGTTTCGCAAGCGTCGGTGGCGCAGGTCGCCGCCGACGGCCGGAACAGCGGCAGTGACGATGAGTTGTGCGAAGTTCTGACGCCGGCCGAGTTCACTCAGAACATCACGGATGTGTTGATCGAGGTTGTGTCCGACATGACGGGCGGGCAGATCCTTCAGGTGCGCGAGCAACTCGTTGCGTTCGCGCGGCGTCACGGCTGGGTGGAGGACTGA
- a CDS encoding SSI family serine proteinase inhibitor yields the protein MSSWSCSHPNAAKACEVLAAVEGEFANIPTQSPNADCPFVRRPVGVTATGLWGRSRSHMRVRSPTAAPCSANSASSSTSDDAS from the coding sequence GTGAGTTCCTGGTCGTGTTCGCACCCGAACGCGGCCAAGGCTTGCGAGGTTCTTGCTGCGGTTGAGGGAGAATTCGCCAATATTCCGACGCAGTCCCCGAACGCCGATTGTCCGTTCGTGCGGCGCCCGGTGGGCGTGACCGCAACTGGTCTGTGGGGGAGAAGCCGGTCACATATGCGCGTACGTTCCCCAACGGCTGCTCCGTGCAGCGCGAACTCGGCGTCGTCTTCAACTTCTGACGACGCCTCGTAG
- a CDS encoding helix-turn-helix transcriptional regulator gives MNRVRVGVQAEDPITLAGLTSFLKTRAELFVVANPAEADVIVFAADRVNAKILTDMRHSAQQWSMPRVLVTNELNPADVLGAVESRVVAVLPRTAATGSRLINSVIAAAKGGGMMPPNLLGELLKQVDYLQREVLTPKGLNASGLTSREVDVLRLMADGLDTAEIAQQLCYSERTVKNVVYGVTNRLNLRNRPHAVAYAMRVGAI, from the coding sequence ATGAACCGAGTGCGCGTGGGTGTGCAGGCCGAGGATCCGATCACCCTGGCGGGCTTGACGAGTTTCCTCAAGACGCGGGCCGAGCTCTTCGTGGTGGCCAACCCCGCTGAAGCCGATGTGATCGTGTTCGCCGCAGACCGCGTCAATGCCAAGATTCTGACCGATATGCGGCATTCCGCGCAGCAGTGGTCGATGCCCAGAGTACTGGTCACCAACGAACTCAACCCGGCTGATGTGCTCGGTGCGGTCGAATCCCGCGTCGTGGCTGTGCTGCCGCGCACCGCGGCTACCGGATCGAGACTGATCAACAGCGTGATCGCCGCGGCCAAGGGTGGCGGCATGATGCCACCCAACCTGCTGGGCGAGTTACTCAAGCAGGTCGATTACCTGCAGCGGGAAGTGTTGACCCCGAAAGGCTTGAACGCATCCGGGTTGACCTCCCGGGAAGTAGACGTACTGCGGTTGATGGCTGACGGACTGGACACCGCGGAGATCGCGCAACAGTTGTGCTACTCCGAGCGGACGGTCAAGAACGTCGTCTATGGGGTGACCAATCGACTCAACCTGCGCAACCGGCCACACGCGGTGGCCTATGCGATGAGAGTCGGAGCGATCTGA